One Porphyromonas pogonae genomic region harbors:
- a CDS encoding sirohydrochlorin cobaltochelatase produces MKKIWIITLTVISSLFFLSSCSKDDDKKEDRQPVKVVKQHEKAILLATFGSTWEGPHKTYQNIRDAYKKEFPDYDIYFSMTSTKCITRWGAKTHEYFATPDLWLKAIGEAGYKEVKVQSLHVIPGEEFGKLRDFYIKDFMNQFPNVKVYAGHPLLWDKDVDIPVVAKALNDIYKSLVHKGEAVAFMGHGNPDVRYDFGNVRYREIEKELKSKYNKNYFVATVDYGEMLIDYLVDEIKSSVKAGTHVNLVPLMSIAGDHANNDMAGDEDPKEKPEDQSWKVILKKAGFSVDKDNIYIKGLGDYPEVLKVWIKHTHEAEEIE; encoded by the coding sequence ATGAAAAAGATTTGGATCATTACATTAACTGTTATTTCAAGCCTTTTTTTCTTGTCGTCATGTAGTAAAGATGATGACAAAAAGGAAGACAGACAACCTGTAAAGGTCGTAAAGCAGCATGAAAAAGCTATTCTTTTGGCTACATTTGGCAGTACTTGGGAAGGCCCTCACAAAACATATCAGAATATTCGAGATGCCTATAAAAAAGAATTTCCCGACTATGATATCTATTTCTCTATGACATCAACGAAATGTATTACGCGCTGGGGGGCTAAAACTCATGAATATTTTGCCACTCCTGACCTTTGGCTCAAAGCCATAGGTGAAGCAGGATACAAAGAAGTCAAAGTACAATCATTGCACGTGATACCCGGTGAGGAATTTGGTAAACTTCGTGATTTTTATATCAAGGATTTTATGAATCAATTTCCTAATGTAAAGGTTTATGCTGGTCATCCTTTATTGTGGGATAAAGATGTTGATATCCCTGTTGTGGCAAAAGCCTTGAATGATATATACAAAAGCTTGGTACATAAAGGAGAGGCTGTTGCTTTCATGGGACATGGCAATCCTGATGTAAGGTATGACTTTGGGAATGTTCGTTATCGGGAGATTGAAAAGGAACTAAAAAGTAAGTACAACAAAAATTACTTTGTGGCCACGGTAGATTATGGTGAGATGCTCATCGATTATTTAGTTGACGAAATAAAAAGTTCTGTAAAAGCTGGTACACACGTCAATCTTGTACCACTGATGTCAATAGCCGGTGATCATGCCAACAACGACATGGCCGGTGATGAGGATCCGAAAGAGAAACCTGAAGATCAAAGTTGGAAAGTAATTCTTAAGAAAGCCGGTTTTTCTGTTGATAAGGATAATATTTACATCAAAGGATTAGGCGATTACCCAGAGGTCCTAAAAGTTTGGATCAAACATACTCACGAGGCCGAGGAAATAGAATAA
- a CDS encoding IS5 family transposase has product MIRPTQTVQSLFSSLDDLLNQQHPLYKLSHKIDWKRFEEAFSSLYCPDNGRPGKPIRLMCGLLILKHLRNISDESVVEQWSENAYFQYFCGMQEFTPSFPCNASELVHFRKRIGEKGIELILAESIRVNDDKNEKDHHDTAFIDSTVQEKNVTYPTDAKLHKKIVGQVLKIVRALNLPIRQSYTFVLKRIYRDQRFRNHPKNRKKALKADKRLRTIAGRLVRELKRNLGNNREYDKLISLFERILSQRRNSTQKIYSLHEPDVQCISKGKEHKKYEFGNKVSIIRSMTGVILGASSFRNEYDGHTIEQSLDQGKRLTGERIKKLAGDRGYRGKKEINGTQILIPDTPKAKDSYYQRKKKHRLFCKRAGIEPTIGHLKSDYRLGRNFYKGLFGDAINGMLAAAAYNFKRAMKLLLYLINKISETLPMERIALKCAF; this is encoded by the coding sequence ATGATACGCCCTACTCAAACAGTTCAATCACTGTTCTCTTCGCTGGACGATTTGCTCAACCAGCAACATCCTCTGTATAAACTTTCCCATAAAATCGATTGGAAAAGATTCGAAGAGGCTTTTTCTTCCTTGTATTGCCCTGACAATGGTCGTCCCGGTAAGCCTATTCGTTTAATGTGTGGTCTTTTAATTCTCAAGCATTTGCGCAATATTTCAGATGAATCTGTTGTAGAACAATGGAGTGAGAACGCTTATTTTCAATATTTTTGTGGCATGCAGGAGTTTACACCCTCCTTTCCCTGCAATGCCTCGGAGCTGGTTCACTTCCGCAAACGTATCGGCGAAAAAGGGATAGAGCTTATTCTTGCAGAAAGTATTCGTGTGAATGATGACAAAAATGAGAAGGATCACCACGATACCGCTTTTATAGACTCCACCGTGCAGGAAAAGAATGTGACTTATCCTACAGATGCCAAGTTGCATAAGAAGATAGTAGGCCAGGTTCTCAAAATCGTAAGGGCTCTCAATCTACCCATTCGTCAAAGCTATACTTTCGTATTGAAAAGAATTTATCGGGATCAACGTTTTCGCAACCATCCCAAGAACCGTAAGAAAGCTCTTAAAGCGGATAAACGGTTACGAACAATAGCGGGACGTTTGGTTCGGGAACTTAAACGAAACCTGGGTAATAACAGGGAGTACGACAAACTCATTTCCCTCTTTGAAAGGATTCTTTCGCAACGGCGTAATTCCACTCAAAAGATTTATTCTCTTCATGAACCGGATGTTCAATGCATCAGTAAAGGTAAGGAGCACAAAAAATATGAGTTTGGAAACAAAGTCTCGATTATACGCTCCATGACGGGAGTGATTTTGGGAGCCTCTTCTTTCCGTAATGAGTACGACGGACATACCATAGAGCAAAGCCTCGATCAGGGGAAGAGACTCACGGGAGAAAGGATTAAGAAACTGGCCGGAGATAGAGGTTACCGTGGGAAAAAAGAAATAAACGGTACGCAAATATTGATTCCAGACACTCCAAAAGCTAAAGACAGTTATTATCAACGTAAAAAGAAGCATCGACTTTTCTGCAAGCGTGCAGGAATAGAACCAACTATCGGACATTTGAAGTCAGATTATCGCCTGGGACGTAACTTTTACAAAGGGCTCTTCGGGGATGCTATCAATGGAATGTTAGCTGCAGCGGCATATAACTTCAAAAGAGCCATGAAGCTTCTTTTGTACCTAATAAACAAAATCAGCGAAACACTCCCAATGGAGAGGATTGCGCTGAAATGTGCTTTTTAA